One Bufo gargarizans isolate SCDJY-AF-19 chromosome 3, ASM1485885v1, whole genome shotgun sequence DNA segment encodes these proteins:
- the LOC122932507 gene encoding uncharacterized protein LOC122932507 isoform X1 has translation MPRWNVEKLISLVQERPELWDTRQNSYSDRLKKDASWEQVARSMRRSEWAKADSRGRAELVKQTKTRWASCRDQFRREMSSKGRSGEGTSRKRAYIYTAQLQFLRPVIELRPTVDSLDASQDSDTSGSETPAVFSPQASPDPTPAEDPEDSTLAEAPLPLASPPRIVQPQPRRRRQVPPSTSGPESREVIDARVIDFLAQRRSDSKEEKLLRGLGPLLQQVAPNEHPDCVASIAIVIKMFTCPNHGDIIGHAN, from the exons ATGCCACGATGGAatgtggaaaaactaatttcccTCGTCCAGGAGAGGCCCGAGCTATGGGATACCCGGCAAAATTCCTATAGTGACCGACTAAAAAAGGATGCTTCGTGGGAGCAAGTGGCACGGAGCATGCGCAGAAGTGAATGGGCCAAGGCTGATAGCCGAGGCCGGGCCGAATTAG TTAAACAAACCAAAACCCGCTGGGCAAGTTGCCGGGACCAGTTCCGGCGGGAGATGTCCAGCAAAGGCCGGAGTGGGGAGGGAACATCGCGGAAACGGGCCTATATTTATACGGCCCAGTTGCAGTTTCTGCGGCCAGTAATAgaattgaggcc tactgtggacagtctggatgcgTCCCAAGATTCCGATACGTCGGGCAGTGAAACCCCTGCGGTATTTTCACCACAAGCAAGTCCTGATCCAACGCCGGCTGAGGACCCAGAGGACTCCACGCTGGCCGAGGCCCCCCTAccactggccagtccaccccGGATTGTCCAGCCCCAGCCCAGACGGcgccgccaagtccctccctctacctctgggCCAGAGAGTCGGGAGGTTATTGATGCCCGCGTCATCGATtttctggcccagaggaggagtgatagCAAGGAGGAAAAGCTGTTGAGGGGACTGGGCCCGCTACTGCAGCAGGTCGCACCGAATGAACATCCTGACTGCGTGGCTTCTATAGCCATTGTGATAAAAATGTTCACTTGCCCCAACCATGGGGACATCATTGGCCATGCAAATTGA
- the LOC122932507 gene encoding uncharacterized protein LOC122932507 isoform X2 has translation MVAISLHQSLCKEKVKQTKTRWASCRDQFRREMSSKGRSGEGTSRKRAYIYTAQLQFLRPVIELRPTVDSLDASQDSDTSGSETPAVFSPQASPDPTPAEDPEDSTLAEAPLPLASPPRIVQPQPRRRRQVPPSTSGPESREVIDARVIDFLAQRRSDSKEEKLLRGLGPLLQQVAPNEHPDCVASIAIVIKMFTCPNHGDIIGHAN, from the exons ATGGTTGCAAtcagcttgcatcaaagtttgtgtaaggaaaaag TTAAACAAACCAAAACCCGCTGGGCAAGTTGCCGGGACCAGTTCCGGCGGGAGATGTCCAGCAAAGGCCGGAGTGGGGAGGGAACATCGCGGAAACGGGCCTATATTTATACGGCCCAGTTGCAGTTTCTGCGGCCAGTAATAgaattgaggcc tactgtggacagtctggatgcgTCCCAAGATTCCGATACGTCGGGCAGTGAAACCCCTGCGGTATTTTCACCACAAGCAAGTCCTGATCCAACGCCGGCTGAGGACCCAGAGGACTCCACGCTGGCCGAGGCCCCCCTAccactggccagtccaccccGGATTGTCCAGCCCCAGCCCAGACGGcgccgccaagtccctccctctacctctgggCCAGAGAGTCGGGAGGTTATTGATGCCCGCGTCATCGATtttctggcccagaggaggagtgatagCAAGGAGGAAAAGCTGTTGAGGGGACTGGGCCCGCTACTGCAGCAGGTCGCACCGAATGAACATCCTGACTGCGTGGCTTCTATAGCCATTGTGATAAAAATGTTCACTTGCCCCAACCATGGGGACATCATTGGCCATGCAAATTGA